The following proteins are co-located in the Spea bombifrons isolate aSpeBom1 chromosome 3, aSpeBom1.2.pri, whole genome shotgun sequence genome:
- the UTP25 gene encoding U3 small nucleolar RNA-associated protein 25 homolog, producing the protein MGKRRKQRRAEDTSALTKKQKKHLKEFGEQHPFHDVVSSRGERTQVVELPDSTEDELSSASEPESEPETVNMYQKLLATFRTVSDDDDDDDDDDDEEVVEEDGGEEVEEEDEEGEESEGENGNSEDESDTVGDDKVQNVDANAEENDKTGDAAKLEGDDGDGNPTEEFTDVKHESKFSLETNYDEDDNKNITILSSKTSSDDPYTKHIYKELEEQDIDQIAANLKTNVSLKWPVLGPLTFSSKYQKAEPLKSEKETDLKNLSLHKPLDATWPKVNSTFLSGQHDQTFTFLQRELFSIMNSYKDLFYPSRMATGQGEEIRHVYCLHALNHVLKANAQVLNNNARKRDASSAVDEDELRDQGLTRPKVLIVVPFRESALRVVQILISLMEVLGRKVDVSNKKRFKDEYGSEPEDKPPNLKRPEDYEAVFAGNIDDHFRIGVAILQKSMRLYSPFYSSDIIIASPLGLRTIIGTEGEKKRDFDFLSSIEVLIIDQADIYLMQNWEHMLHMMNHLNLQPTESHGVDFSRVRMWNLSNWAKFFRQTLLFSALQEPQINSIFNKHCFNYSGQVSVKSMPATGSICHVVVQLPHVFQRLEADSSLSVIDARFQFFTDKILPQYRDAIMSHTLIYIPSYFDYVRLRNYFKKEELNFTHICEYTDKPGISRARQFFLKGERQFLLVTERFHFYKRYTLKGIRNLIFYELPTYPNFYSEVCNMMKAWSRGEEATWTCTALYSKYDVQRLAAVVGTERAAQMLHSKKNVHLFVTGESN; encoded by the exons ATGGGAAAGAGAAGGAAGCAAAGGAGAGCGGAGGACACGAGCGCCCTGACTAAAAAACAGAAGAAGCACCTGAAGGAGTTCGGGGAGCAGCATCCTTTCCATGACGT AGTTTCCAGCAGAGGAGAGAGGACTCAGGTAGTCGAGCTG CCTGATAGCACGGAGGATGAGTTAAGCTCTGCCAGTGAGCCAGAGAGTGAACCAGAGACTGTCAATATGTATCAGAAGTTGTTGGCCACATTCAGAACAGTctcagatgatgatgatgatgacgacgatgatgatgatgaagaagtAGTAGAAGAGGATGGTGgtgaagaagtagaagaagaggaTGAGGAAGGAGAGGAGTCTGAAGGAGAAAATGGAAATAGTGAAGATGAAAGTGATACCGTTGGTGATGATAAAGTGCAGAACGTAGATGCCAATGCTGAGGAAAATG acAAAACGGGTGATGCCGCTAAGCTTGAAGGCGATGATGGAGATGGAAATCCTACAGAAGAATTCACTGATGTAAAGCACGAGTCGAAGTTCAGCTTGGAAACAAATTACGATGAAGATGATAACAAGAACATAACCATACTTTCCTCCAAGACTTCATCAGATG ATCCATATACAAAGCATATTTACAAAGAACTAGAAGAACAAGACATTGACCAAATTGCAGCAAATCTAAAAACGAATGTATCATTAAAG tGGCCAGTCCTGGGTCCGCTGaccttttcatccaaatatCAGAAGGCTGAGCCCCTGAAATCCGAGAAGGAGACTGATTTAAAGAACCTGTCTCTCCACAAGCCTCTGGATGCTACTTGGCCCAAAGTGAACAGTACTTTCCTCTCAGGCCAACATGATCAGACCTTCACCTTTCTTCAGAGGGAACTTTTCAGCATCATGAATTCATACAAGGACTTGTTTTATCCATCGCGGATGGCGACCGGTCAAGGGGAGGAAATCAGACACGTGTACTGCCTGCATGCCCTGAACCACGTCCTAAAAGCGAACGCCCAGGTTTTGAACAATAACGCCAGGAAGAGGGATGCAAGTTCTGCAGTCGATGAAGACGAACTTAGGGACCAAGGTCTAACCAGACCCAAG GTCCTCATCGTTGTTCCGTTCCGGGAATCTGCCTTGCGTGTGGTACAGATTCTAATCAGTCTGATGGAAGTTCTTGGTAGAAAGGTGGATGTAAGTAATAAGAAGAGATTCAAAGATGAGTATGGATCGGAACCTGAAGACAAGCCTCCAAACCTGAAAAGACCAGAAGATTATGAAGCCGTGTTTGCAGGAAACATTGATGATCATTTCAGGATAG GAGTAGCCATTCTGCAGAAGAGCATGCGCCTGTACTCTCCTTTCTACTCCTCGGACATCATTATCGCGTCTCCTCTTGGCCTGCGGACTATCATTGGTACCGAGGGGGAGAAGAAACGGGACTTTGATTTCCTTTCTTCCATAGAGGTTCTTATCATCGACCAGGCTGATATTTATCTGATGCAGAACTGGGAACACATGCTG catATGATGAATCACCTTAATCTGCAGCCGACCGAGTCCCACGGTGTTGACTTCTCCCGTGTGCGCATGTGGAACCTCAGCAACTGGGCCAAGTTCTTCCGGCAGACGCTCCTGTTCAGTGCGCTGCAGGAACCGCAGATCAACTCCATTTTTAATAAGCATTGCTTCAATTACTCTGGGCAG GTGTCCGTGAAGAGCATGCCCGCGACGGGTTCCATTTGTCATGTGGTGGTGCAGCTTCCGCATGTGTTCCAGAGACTAGAGGCAGACAGCTCCCTCTCTGTGATCGATGCCAG GTTCCAGTTCTTCACAGATAAGATTCTGCCGCAGTATCGAGATGCCATCATGTCGCACACGCTCATTTACATCCCTTCCTACTTTGATTACGTGCGTCTCCGAAATTACTTCAAGAAAGAGGAGCTGAACTTCACGCACATCTGTGAATACACGGACAAGCCGGGGATCTCCAGGGCCCGTCAGTTCTTCCTGAAGGGAGAGAGACAATTCCTTCTGGTTACAGAgagatttcatttctacaagAG gtATACTTTGAAGGGCATCAGGAACCTGATTTTTTATGAACTGCCTACTTACCCTAATTTCTACAGCGAGGTATGTAATATGATGAAGGCCTGGAGTCGTGGGGAGGAAGCAACGTGGACCTGCACAGCTCTGTACTCCAAGTATGATGTGCAGAGGTTGGCGGCGGTGGTTGGGACGGAGCGAGCGGCACAGATGCTGCACTCAAAAAAGAACGTGCACCTTTTCGTTACGGGAGAAAGTAATTAA
- the TBCC gene encoding tubulin-specific chaperone C yields METAAEVPRTVTQTDDDSLERLSRLPERLQKREQERQREVERKKLEKEGLSVLEEKSSHFSASFGPERAAIEQLLAGNDRGVLEEVAERLQRLHKLLNDSMRFLPSYDIRQAQEALGRLQEILEEKRQLLQPKKKFAFKNRKKDAPAASADQTPGEGAPQLPAFQQPPADPPTQAPFACGVQGLTSQVLFMEAAEIQQKDVLLSQLRDCSVTLHGSPATLHLRGLHGCRVLCGPVSSSVFVDSCTGCLFSFSCQQLRTHSTSDTRFYLHVTSRAIIEDCHDLHFAPFTWTYEGIEKDYQVSGLDRARNNWQLVDDFNWLAHGVQSPNWEIIPEEDRLTHWN; encoded by the coding sequence ATGGAGACCGCGGCGGAGGTCCCGCGAACGGTAACACAGACGGACGATGATTCGCTGGAGCGCCTCAGCCGGTTACCGGAGAGGCTGCAAAAGAGGGAGCAGGAGCGGCAGCGGGAAGTGGAGAGGAAGAAGCTAGAGAAGGAGGGCCTTTCCGTGCTGGAGGAGAAGAGCAGTCACTTCAGTGCCAGCTTCGGTCCGGAGCGGGCGGCTATAGAGCAACTGCTGGCCGGTAATGACCGCGGTGTGTTGGAGGAGGTAGCTGAACGCCTGCAGCGCCTGCACAAGCTGCTCAACGACTCCATGAGGTTCCTGCCGTCCTACGACATCCGGCAGGCTCAGGAGGCGCTCGGGCGGCTGCAGGAGATCCTGGAGGAGAAGCGGCAGCTGCTGCAGCCCAAGAAGAAGTTTGCCTTCAAAAACCGCAAAAAGGATGCGCCCGCGGCCTCGGCCGACCAGACTCCTGGGGAAGGGGCCCCGCAGCTTCCAGCCTTCCAGCAGCCTCCTGCCGACCCTCCCACCCAGGCCCCGTTTGCATGCGGCGTCCAGGGCCTCACCTCCCAGGTGCTGTTCATGGAGGCCGCGGAGATCCAGCAGAAGGACGTGCTGCTGAGCCAGCTGCGGGACTGCTCCGTTACCCTGCACGGCAGCCCAGCCACTCTGCACCTGCGAGGCCTGCACGGCTGCCGGGTACTGTGCGGCCCCGTCTCCTCCTCCGTGTTCGTGGATAGCTGCACCGGCTGCCTGTTCTCCTTCTCGTGCCAACAGCTCCGCACCCACAGCACCTCGGACACCCGCTTCTACCTGCACGTCACCAGCCGGGCCATCATCGAGGACTGCCACGACCTGCACTTCGCTCCCTTCACCTGGACCTACGAAGGGATCGAAAAGGACTACCAAGTCTCCGGTCTGGACCGGGCCAGAAACAactggcagctggtggatgaCTTCAACTGGCTCGCCCATGGGGTGCAGTCCCCAAACTGGGAGATCATTCCCGAGGAGGACCGGCTAACCCACTGGAACTGA